One region of Limnospira fusiformis SAG 85.79 genomic DNA includes:
- the nblB gene encoding phycobilisome degradation protein NblB, producing MTITPESIMQQLSSENLGDRLRAVNQIRQLEKNIGFQLLQTAIADRDTRVRYAAVSQMASLGHQDRDRSLTLLRDCLLNDPEADVQAAAADSIGALKLTEAFEDLHQVYHNTSEWLVQLSIIAALGELGDPRGFELLQDGLINGNELIQTVAISALGELGDRQAIPLLISRASDPDWQIRHRIAQALSRLGGEEVQEVLQQLATDEVSQVAQEAQSTQNS from the coding sequence ATGACTATTACTCCAGAGTCCATTATGCAACAACTGAGTTCGGAAAATCTTGGCGATCGCTTACGGGCAGTTAACCAAATCCGTCAACTCGAAAAAAATATCGGCTTTCAACTCCTGCAAACGGCGATCGCTGACCGAGATACCCGAGTCCGATATGCAGCAGTGAGCCAAATGGCCAGCCTCGGACACCAAGATCGCGATCGGTCTTTAACCCTGTTGCGCGATTGTCTGCTTAATGACCCAGAAGCTGATGTCCAAGCCGCCGCAGCCGATTCCATTGGGGCTTTGAAACTCACAGAAGCCTTTGAAGACCTGCATCAGGTTTACCATAATACCTCTGAATGGTTGGTGCAATTGAGCATTATTGCCGCTTTAGGAGAATTGGGAGATCCGCGCGGCTTTGAACTCCTCCAAGATGGCTTGATTAATGGCAACGAATTGATCCAAACCGTTGCTATCAGCGCTTTGGGAGAATTGGGCGATCGTCAAGCCATACCCCTATTGATATCTCGTGCATCAGACCCAGATTGGCAGATCCGCCACCGCATCGCCCAAGCCTTATCTCGCCTGGGGGGTGAGGAAGTTCAAGAGGTTTTGCAACAATTGGCTACTGATGAAGTTTCCCAAGTCGCCCAAGAAGCACAATCAACACAAAATTCCTAA
- the psbZ gene encoding photosystem II reaction center protein PsbZ has protein sequence MLTLLFQVLLAALVIVSFLMIVAVPVAYASPQNWSQSKPLIFIGSGLWAVLVILVGVFNYLVV, from the coding sequence ATGTTAACACTTCTGTTTCAAGTGCTTTTGGCGGCTTTGGTGATTGTGTCCTTCCTCATGATTGTCGCAGTCCCTGTGGCTTATGCTTCTCCTCAAAATTGGAGTCAGTCTAAGCCCCTCATTTTTATCGGTTCTGGCCTGTGGGCGGTTCTGGTGATTTTAGTAGGAGTTTTTAACTACTTGGTTGTTTAG
- the ribH gene encoding 6,7-dimethyl-8-ribityllumazine synthase: MTVFEGTFTQLESVKLAIVIGRFNDLITTKLLEGCQDCLKRHGVNPEPHGTQVDYIWVPGSFEIPMVANQLALSGRYDAIICLGAVIRGHTPHFDYVAAEVSKGIAASAFQTGVPVIFGILTTDSMQQALERAGIKSNKGWDYAMNALEMASLMRQMRHKGRSGPYLPNTIGATSTPVLSAGVDTDEQSELSTESGDRSNQ, translated from the coding sequence ATGACGGTTTTTGAAGGTACTTTTACTCAGCTTGAGTCCGTAAAGTTGGCGATCGTAATTGGTCGGTTTAACGATTTGATTACCACTAAACTACTAGAAGGGTGTCAAGATTGTTTAAAACGACATGGGGTAAATCCCGAACCCCACGGGACTCAGGTTGATTATATTTGGGTTCCTGGTAGTTTTGAAATTCCCATGGTTGCTAATCAATTAGCCCTCAGCGGTCGCTATGATGCTATTATTTGTCTGGGTGCGGTCATTCGCGGACATACTCCCCATTTTGATTATGTGGCGGCGGAAGTGTCTAAGGGAATTGCCGCTTCTGCCTTCCAAACTGGCGTACCTGTGATATTTGGTATCTTAACTACTGACTCTATGCAGCAGGCCTTGGAACGCGCCGGAATTAAAAGCAACAAGGGCTGGGATTATGCTATGAATGCCCTGGAAATGGCAAGCCTAATGCGACAAATGCGCCATAAAGGACGCTCCGGGCCTTATTTGCCTAATACTATTGGTGCGACATCAACTCCGGTTTTATCCGCCGGTGTCGATACCGATGAACAGTCGGAATTGTCTACGGAATCAGGCGATCGCTCTAATCAATAA
- a CDS encoding methyltransferase family protein: MKIKQAIDLHKFLTFLVVLGLMVAYNNFTIGPWVYLALHGTYGILWLLKSRIYPDKQWEQQIPWWQGVGVFTFLILYWVAPFILVSSHSEPPTPLIAAAISINLFGVFLHYSSDAQKYYTLKYKPGLITEGFFARSRNINYGGELLIYLSFAMLAQHWLPFLILGLFAIAIFLPNMLKKDESLSRYPEFEQYRQNSGLLLPKLWGKIPDSNPSAIAPNNDG; the protein is encoded by the coding sequence ATGAAAATTAAACAGGCGATCGACCTCCATAAATTCTTGACTTTCCTGGTAGTCCTGGGGTTGATGGTCGCATATAATAACTTTACTATCGGCCCCTGGGTTTATCTCGCTCTCCACGGAACCTATGGGATTTTGTGGTTGCTAAAAAGCCGTATTTATCCAGATAAACAGTGGGAACAACAAATTCCTTGGTGGCAGGGAGTGGGCGTGTTTACGTTTTTAATCTTATATTGGGTGGCTCCATTTATATTAGTTAGTAGTCACTCCGAACCACCAACCCCATTAATTGCTGCCGCCATTTCTATTAACCTGTTCGGGGTATTTTTGCACTACAGCAGCGATGCTCAAAAATACTACACCTTAAAATATAAACCCGGATTAATTACTGAGGGATTTTTTGCCCGTTCTCGGAATATTAATTATGGGGGAGAACTTCTGATTTACCTATCTTTTGCTATGTTAGCACAGCATTGGCTACCGTTTTTGATTCTGGGCTTATTTGCGATCGCTATTTTTCTGCCCAATATGCTCAAAAAAGATGAATCCCTCTCCCGCTACCCAGAATTTGAACAATATCGCCAAAATTCGGGGCTACTCTTGCCCAAATTATGGGGCAAAATCCCCGACTCTAACCCTAGTGCGATCGCCCCAAATAATGATGGATGA
- a CDS encoding DUF4327 family protein gives MVQAVIPSAVKYSIQVIQDEARNLVEKGLIDRHQPIYTMCQYIPAREWDWVECELEQNDFLLRDRVIDLLGREDWKED, from the coding sequence ATGGTACAAGCTGTGATTCCTAGTGCCGTCAAATATTCCATTCAAGTCATTCAAGACGAGGCGCGTAACCTCGTAGAAAAAGGATTAATCGATCGCCATCAACCAATTTACACCATGTGCCAGTATATCCCAGCCCGTGAGTGGGATTGGGTCGAGTGTGAATTAGAACAAAATGATTTTTTGCTCAGAGATCGAGTCATTGACCTTTTAGGTCGTGAGGACTGGAAGGAAGACTAG
- a CDS encoding NupC/NupG family nucleoside CNT transporter, with protein MNLLLNLISLLGIAGLCFIAWLGSENKRVIPWNVIFWGIGLQMVIGLIVFVLGSQLVEGLSTLLNSILDASEAGARFLFGGPQSILVADPDFRAGPGPAGRWIARAVGTPFVAVPGDRIGPDNLNPGFAYVLAFRALPQVIFFAGLVSLLYRLNIIQPVVQIFAKIFQKTMGISGAESLSGAANIFVGIESAIAVKPYLLDMTRSELCAILASCFGSIASSVLALYAGFLRPTFPNITGHLVSASLMTIPACFVIAKILVPETDQPKTLGKVPEEPKADKASLPNPMDSLIGGALDGVKMAVGIAAALIAILGMVALVNLVFATLAGFSESDFFLLSWIGNLFQVITLQNILGALFLPLTFLTGVSLEWQELWQSSLLIGRRLLETNIPPYQALAQLNANGEISNRAMLIVSYVLCGFTHFASYGIFVGGLSSLIPSRRSEVASLGFTALWAGTLATLMTGCMAGFFDFGNPAIFGK; from the coding sequence ATGAATCTACTGCTGAATTTAATTTCCCTACTGGGAATTGCTGGTTTGTGCTTTATTGCTTGGTTAGGTTCCGAAAACAAGCGCGTCATCCCCTGGAATGTGATCTTTTGGGGAATAGGCTTACAAATGGTTATTGGACTCATTGTATTTGTCTTAGGTAGCCAATTAGTCGAGGGACTCAGCACCCTGCTTAACTCAATTTTGGACGCTTCCGAAGCTGGGGCGCGATTCTTATTTGGTGGACCACAATCAATTTTGGTAGCTGACCCAGACTTTCGCGCTGGTCCGGGTCCCGCTGGACGTTGGATTGCTAGGGCTGTGGGAACTCCCTTTGTCGCAGTTCCGGGCGATCGCATTGGTCCCGATAATCTTAACCCCGGTTTTGCTTATGTTCTAGCATTTCGCGCCCTTCCCCAAGTCATTTTCTTTGCAGGTTTGGTCAGCTTATTATATAGACTGAATATCATTCAGCCTGTTGTACAAATATTCGCCAAAATCTTTCAGAAAACCATGGGAATTAGTGGCGCTGAATCCCTATCCGGTGCTGCTAATATTTTTGTGGGTATTGAATCTGCGATCGCGGTAAAACCCTATTTATTAGACATGACCCGCAGCGAACTCTGTGCCATTCTCGCCAGTTGTTTCGGGTCGATCGCTTCCTCCGTTTTAGCATTATATGCAGGATTTCTCAGACCGACTTTTCCCAACATCACCGGACACCTAGTTTCTGCCTCTTTAATGACAATTCCCGCCTGTTTTGTCATTGCCAAAATTCTAGTTCCAGAAACTGATCAACCCAAAACTCTGGGGAAAGTTCCCGAAGAACCAAAAGCCGATAAAGCCAGCCTCCCTAACCCTATGGATAGCTTAATCGGTGGTGCTTTAGATGGCGTGAAAATGGCAGTAGGAATAGCCGCCGCCTTGATTGCAATTTTGGGAATGGTCGCTTTAGTCAATTTGGTTTTTGCTACTTTGGCAGGATTTTCCGAAAGTGATTTTTTCCTCCTTAGTTGGATAGGTAATCTATTTCAGGTCATTACCCTACAAAACATTTTGGGAGCCTTATTTTTACCTCTGACTTTTTTAACTGGGGTTTCCCTCGAATGGCAAGAACTATGGCAGTCTTCCCTGTTAATTGGCAGAAGGCTTTTGGAAACTAATATCCCCCCCTATCAAGCCCTCGCTCAACTTAATGCTAACGGCGAAATTAGCAACCGCGCCATGTTAATTGTTAGCTATGTTTTGTGCGGATTTACTCATTTTGCCTCCTATGGAATTTTCGTCGGTGGTTTATCTTCCTTAATTCCTAGCCGACGTTCGGAAGTCGCATCTTTAGGCTTTACTGCCTTATGGGCAGGTACTTTAGCCACTTTAATGACAGGCTGTATGGCGGGATTCTTTGACTTTGGAAATCCTGCTATTTTTGGAAAATAA
- a CDS encoding DUF3318 domain-containing protein translates to MNPDTEIRHLLDLMPASGRMMARLIANPRQSTVIQCEFPLPWKTTRPILINFDLWKQLSRPQRDLLLLRTVSWVTNVQWFKPDWNQGIVVAGIVGVGVQFMQQDAVGVLLAGGLAAIGVRRVWQANQRSEMELEADDIAIRVAARRGYEEAIAAAALAEAIEVVATIEGRRGLSFMELVRCQHLKAIANSYKGHN, encoded by the coding sequence ATGAATCCTGATACAGAAATCCGTCATCTATTAGATTTAATGCCAGCCTCCGGTCGCATGATGGCTAGACTAATTGCTAATCCTCGACAGTCTACTGTAATTCAATGTGAATTTCCCCTTCCGTGGAAAACTACTAGACCCATTTTGATTAATTTTGACTTGTGGAAACAGCTATCAAGACCTCAGCGAGATTTATTGTTGTTGCGGACTGTTAGTTGGGTTACTAATGTGCAATGGTTTAAACCTGACTGGAATCAAGGCATTGTGGTGGCGGGAATAGTCGGAGTTGGGGTACAATTTATGCAGCAGGATGCTGTTGGTGTTCTCCTGGCTGGAGGATTAGCTGCTATAGGTGTGCGTCGGGTATGGCAGGCTAATCAACGCTCTGAGATGGAGTTAGAAGCTGATGATATCGCCATTAGGGTAGCCGCGCGACGGGGTTATGAGGAAGCGATCGCAGCAGCCGCTTTAGCAGAGGCGATCGAAGTTGTGGCTACAATTGAGGGTCGCCGGGGATTGAGTTTTATGGAATTAGTCCGCTGTCAGCATCTCAAAGCGATCGCCAACTCTTATAAGGGCCATAATTAA
- the cysS gene encoding cysteine--tRNA ligase, whose amino-acid sequence MVLKIYNTQTRQKETFTTLEPGKVKMYCCGVTVYDYCHLGHARSYTTWDVVRRYLEWSGYEVNYVQNFTDIDDKILNRAKEQESTMEAVSQRFIDAYFEDLRRLNVRDAKAYPRVTDHIKEIHQLIEQLTATGHAYAVDGDVYYNVGHFPDYGKLSRRQLEDLQMGASGRVAVADPETLKKKNPADFALWKAAKPGEPAWDSPWGPGRPGWHIECSAMVRQLLGETIDIHGGGGDLVFPHHENEIAQSEAATGKTLARYWMHNGMVTVGGEKMSKSLGNFTTIRELLDRPVDPMVVRLFILQGHYRKPLDFTDEAIASAKNGWETLKDGLLFAEQYGARLGWSADSSPSKYDTTEDALQRFRVAMDDDFNTPGGLAVLFELAKELRRQGNLLAHEGKTDTPSDRIYATWKTLVELAGVFGLEAVTQAQPPAATQGISDAEIEDLVKQRQSARKAKNYAEGDRIRDQLQANGVTLIDRPGGETLWRR is encoded by the coding sequence ATGGTTCTAAAAATCTATAACACCCAAACCCGCCAAAAAGAAACCTTTACCACCCTAGAACCCGGAAAAGTCAAAATGTACTGCTGCGGGGTTACAGTTTATGACTATTGCCATTTGGGTCATGCACGATCCTACACGACCTGGGACGTGGTACGCCGCTATCTGGAATGGTCAGGATATGAAGTTAACTACGTCCAGAATTTTACCGACATTGACGACAAAATCCTTAACCGCGCTAAAGAACAAGAAAGCACTATGGAGGCGGTATCCCAACGCTTTATAGACGCTTACTTTGAAGACCTGCGGCGGCTAAATGTACGGGATGCTAAGGCTTATCCTAGGGTGACAGATCATATCAAGGAAATTCACCAACTTATTGAGCAACTCACGGCTACAGGACACGCTTATGCTGTCGATGGAGACGTTTATTACAATGTCGGTCACTTTCCCGATTATGGTAAACTCTCCCGGCGACAACTCGAAGACCTACAAATGGGGGCTAGTGGTCGCGTAGCTGTGGCTGACCCGGAAACTCTCAAGAAAAAAAATCCGGCGGATTTTGCTCTCTGGAAAGCTGCTAAACCGGGAGAACCCGCCTGGGATTCTCCTTGGGGTCCCGGTCGTCCGGGGTGGCACATTGAATGTTCGGCTATGGTCCGACAACTACTGGGAGAAACTATTGATATTCACGGCGGCGGGGGTGATTTGGTGTTTCCTCACCATGAAAATGAAATCGCTCAGTCTGAGGCGGCGACTGGTAAAACTCTGGCTCGATATTGGATGCACAATGGTATGGTGACGGTCGGTGGGGAAAAAATGTCTAAGTCTTTGGGCAATTTTACGACGATTCGTGAATTGCTCGATCGCCCTGTAGACCCTATGGTGGTGCGCTTATTTATTCTACAGGGTCACTATCGTAAACCTCTCGATTTTACTGATGAGGCGATCGCCTCAGCTAAAAATGGCTGGGAAACCTTGAAAGATGGGTTATTATTTGCGGAACAATACGGCGCGCGCTTGGGGTGGTCTGCTGATTCATCTCCCAGTAAATACGACACGACAGAAGATGCACTCCAACGCTTCCGAGTGGCTATGGATGATGATTTTAATACTCCTGGGGGTTTGGCTGTGTTGTTTGAATTGGCTAAAGAGTTGCGCCGCCAAGGGAATTTATTGGCTCATGAAGGTAAGACTGATACCCCGAGCGATCGCATTTATGCGACCTGGAAAACTTTGGTGGAGTTAGCGGGAGTTTTCGGGTTGGAAGCTGTAACACAAGCACAACCACCAGCGGCGACTCAGGGAATTAGCGACGCTGAAATTGAGGATTTGGTTAAACAACGACAGTCGGCTAGAAAGGCTAAAAACTATGCGGAAGGCGATCGCATTCGTGACCAACTACAGGCTAATGGTGTGACGCTAATTGACCGTCCCGGCGGCGAAACCCTTTGGCGACGTTGA
- the hisI gene encoding phosphoribosyl-AMP cyclohydrolase — protein MNQDQLWIDSLKFNPQGLIPAIAQDHKDGTVLMMAWMNRQSLQQTLTTGEVHYWSRSRSQLWHKGATSGHIQKLKALYYDCDADVLLLKIEQIGDVACHTGARSCFFNAVPIKSAILS, from the coding sequence ATGAACCAAGACCAATTATGGATCGATAGCCTAAAATTTAATCCACAAGGTTTAATTCCAGCGATCGCCCAAGACCATAAAGACGGTACAGTATTAATGATGGCTTGGATGAATCGCCAATCGTTGCAACAAACCCTAACAACGGGTGAAGTTCACTATTGGAGTCGATCGCGATCGCAACTGTGGCACAAAGGAGCCACATCAGGACACATTCAAAAGCTCAAAGCCCTATACTACGATTGTGATGCTGATGTCCTCCTGCTCAAAATCGAGCAAATTGGGGACGTAGCCTGTCACACGGGGGCTAGATCCTGTTTCTTTAACGCCGTCCCTATCAAATCAGCCATCCTTAGCTAA
- a CDS encoding CobW family GTP-binding protein, with amino-acid sequence MKTTREKLTINREVPVIVITGFLGSGKTTLVNYILSHRNGRKVAVFVNEFGEISIDGQLLINVEDDMVQLNNGCICCTLNDRLADTIVEVLQRNTSIDYLLIETTGIADPLPIIMTFAGTELRKLTRLDAIFTLVDADTFSPDLLANSEAALNQIAWGDLILLNKIDLVSPEKYDRIQKQIRQLKPDARIMTSEYGEVPLASIWGIEYSHPDFGEQPDHDHHSEHLANDGFVAVSFSSDRPLSVEKFQTFLSDRLPTNVFRAKGLIWYQGNNSSHLFQLSGKRYQLTPNYPRGEPPNQLVFIGRDLNRETLTQDLQQCLHEIPNHEPRPIMDR; translated from the coding sequence GTGAAAACTACGAGGGAAAAACTAACCATAAACCGGGAAGTTCCTGTAATTGTAATTACCGGATTTTTGGGAAGTGGAAAAACTACCCTAGTTAATTATATTCTGAGTCACCGTAATGGTCGGAAAGTGGCGGTTTTTGTGAATGAATTTGGGGAGATTAGTATTGACGGTCAACTGCTGATCAACGTAGAAGATGATATGGTGCAGTTAAATAATGGTTGTATATGCTGTACCCTGAATGACCGCCTAGCAGATACAATTGTGGAGGTTTTACAACGAAATACGTCCATAGATTATCTACTGATTGAAACGACAGGAATAGCGGACCCGTTACCGATTATTATGACTTTTGCGGGGACGGAATTGCGAAAGTTGACTCGACTTGATGCTATTTTTACGCTGGTAGATGCTGATACGTTTTCGCCAGACCTATTGGCTAACAGTGAAGCTGCGCTTAACCAAATTGCTTGGGGTGATCTGATTTTGCTCAATAAAATCGATTTGGTATCCCCAGAAAAATACGATCGCATCCAAAAACAGATCCGCCAGCTTAAACCCGATGCTCGTATAATGACGAGCGAATACGGTGAGGTTCCCTTAGCGAGTATTTGGGGAATAGAATATTCCCACCCAGACTTTGGGGAGCAACCAGACCATGATCACCATTCGGAACATCTAGCTAATGATGGATTTGTGGCTGTATCCTTTAGCAGCGATCGCCCTCTGAGTGTGGAAAAATTCCAGACCTTCTTAAGCGATCGCCTACCAACGAATGTATTTCGCGCCAAAGGATTGATTTGGTATCAAGGTAACAACTCCTCTCACCTATTCCAACTCAGCGGAAAACGCTATCAGCTTACGCCTAATTATCCTCGCGGCGAACCCCCAAATCAATTAGTATTTATCGGTCGAGACCTGAACCGCGAAACCCTCACCCAAGACCTACAACAATGTTTACACGAAATCCCTAACCATGAACCAAGACCAATTATGGATCGATAG
- a CDS encoding SufE family protein, translating into MASPVTQRPPALDRIVQRFKRASSNKLRYEQLLTLAQKLPEFPEEQKLPENKVPGCVSQVYVTASLDSNGCIQFQGDSDSQLTKGLLAMLIKGMNGLTIEQISQLKPDFIEETGLQASLTPSRANGFYNIFKTLQKQASACGE; encoded by the coding sequence ATGGCTTCACCTGTGACTCAACGGCCCCCTGCACTAGATCGCATTGTTCAACGCTTTAAACGCGCCTCCTCTAATAAGCTGCGTTACGAGCAACTACTGACTTTAGCTCAAAAATTGCCGGAATTTCCAGAGGAGCAAAAATTGCCAGAAAACAAGGTTCCTGGTTGTGTTTCTCAGGTTTATGTGACGGCGAGTTTAGACTCGAATGGCTGTATTCAATTTCAGGGTGATTCTGACTCTCAATTAACTAAAGGATTATTGGCTATGTTAATTAAGGGAATGAATGGGTTAACTATTGAACAAATTAGCCAATTAAAACCCGATTTTATTGAAGAAACTGGGCTACAGGCTAGTTTGACTCCCTCCCGTGCGAATGGGTTTTATAACATTTTTAAAACCCTACAAAAACAGGCTAGTGCTTGCGGGGAGTGA
- the hemB gene encoding porphobilinogen synthase, translating to MSSENHRLNLVQRPRRLRRTDALRRMVQETQLTVNDLIYPLFVMEGENQKVEVPSMPESYRYTLDLLLKEVAEASELGIRAIALFPLVAEEKKDNAGTESYNPEGLVQRTVRAIKQAVPDIMIITDVALDPFSSKGHDGIVSDSGEILNDETVEVLVKQSISHAEAGADIVAPSDMMDGRIGAIREGLDAAGYTNVGILAYSAKYASAYYGPFRDALDSAPKFGDKKTYQMDPANSREAIKEVMLDVQEGADMVMVKPALAYLDIISQVRQATNVPVAAYNVSGEYAMIRAAGRMGWIDEKKVMLETLTSMKRAGADLILTYFAKEVALILR from the coding sequence ATGTCATCAGAAAACCATAGATTAAACCTTGTCCAACGTCCCCGTCGTCTACGTCGTACCGATGCGCTGCGGCGGATGGTGCAAGAAACACAACTAACAGTTAACGACCTGATATATCCCCTATTCGTGATGGAAGGGGAAAATCAGAAAGTGGAAGTCCCCTCAATGCCGGAAAGCTACCGCTACACCCTAGACCTATTACTGAAAGAAGTAGCAGAAGCATCGGAATTAGGGATTCGGGCTATTGCGTTATTTCCCCTAGTAGCGGAAGAAAAAAAAGACAACGCGGGTACGGAAAGCTATAATCCGGAAGGACTGGTACAGCGGACAGTCAGAGCCATCAAACAAGCTGTTCCCGACATCATGATTATCACGGATGTAGCCCTAGACCCGTTTTCCAGCAAAGGTCATGATGGTATCGTCAGCGATAGCGGTGAAATCCTCAACGATGAAACGGTGGAAGTTCTAGTTAAACAATCGATATCCCACGCGGAAGCGGGAGCGGATATAGTAGCACCCTCGGACATGATGGATGGACGGATCGGCGCAATTCGTGAAGGACTCGATGCAGCAGGTTATACAAACGTTGGTATCCTGGCTTACTCGGCTAAATACGCTTCGGCTTACTATGGCCCCTTCCGGGATGCGTTAGACTCGGCTCCGAAATTTGGCGATAAGAAAACCTATCAAATGGATCCGGCTAATAGCCGCGAAGCGATCAAAGAAGTTATGTTAGATGTGCAAGAGGGAGCGGATATGGTGATGGTGAAACCAGCGCTGGCCTATCTTGATATTATTTCGCAGGTTCGACAAGCTACAAATGTACCTGTGGCGGCCTATAATGTTAGTGGTGAGTATGCGATGATTCGCGCAGCCGGACGTATGGGCTGGATTGATGAGAAAAAGGTGATGCTAGAAACGCTCACCAGCATGAAACGAGCCGGGGCGGATCTGATTCTTACCTATTTCGCTAAGGAAGTTGCTCTAATCCTTCGCTAG
- a CDS encoding pentapeptide repeat-containing protein: MKTLSTVMILGAATTIVSLGFASPIRAENPADLRQLLETRFCQGCDLRGADLSGAHLIGVDLRNANLENANLANANLEGADLKGANLTGANLSGAFLNQAELNDAVLDLADLSGANLIKARLTGATFAGANLQQTQMLPPIIGITPPVATGSLDDLGGDDLSIGRDPSRLAMPMGGTDLDQDFQYTQEYLESLFEPIQIDRHSLPPLEGFAPGDNNPVNLKIPQIRF; the protein is encoded by the coding sequence ATGAAGACTTTATCAACAGTCATGATTCTAGGGGCAGCCACAACCATAGTATCCCTAGGCTTCGCCTCTCCAATTCGAGCTGAAAATCCAGCAGACCTGAGACAACTACTAGAAACCAGATTTTGTCAAGGTTGCGATCTTAGAGGGGCTGATCTATCAGGAGCCCATCTTATTGGGGTAGACCTCCGAAATGCTAACCTGGAAAATGCTAACTTAGCTAATGCTAACCTCGAAGGTGCAGACCTTAAAGGTGCAAATCTAACTGGCGCTAATTTGAGCGGTGCATTTCTAAATCAAGCCGAATTGAATGACGCAGTTCTTGATTTAGCTGACCTCAGTGGTGCTAACCTGATTAAGGCTCGACTAACAGGAGCAACTTTCGCTGGGGCGAATTTACAACAAACCCAAATGTTGCCACCTATCATCGGAATTACCCCCCCAGTTGCTACCGGTTCCCTCGATGACCTGGGCGGCGATGACTTGAGTATTGGTCGCGACCCCTCTCGGTTGGCTATGCCTATGGGTGGCACGGATTTGGATCAGGACTTTCAGTATACTCAAGAATACCTCGAATCATTATTCGAGCCGATTCAGATTGATCGCCATTCCCTTCCCCCCCTTGAAGGTTTCGCACCTGGCGACAATAACCCAGTTAACCTTAAAATACCCCAAATTCGGTTCTAG
- a CDS encoding DUF3747 domain-containing protein, whose translation MKISLTQTITTLAAATFSIITGFSGANAVQFGQQEVDQERFVAMAVPRAFGYSLVVVEQISDSRPCWSENGSRPVQVEPLLLNFDFSGICGRATDSNGYSVRMGGQDLALSHSLTVQATPGEILLVANSRADVYAPPIIIGRSFGRSSGFTKIFLEPGWRFTKRTYNDRTLGHIYFTHDHLPR comes from the coding sequence ATGAAGATCTCACTAACACAAACCATTACCACCCTAGCAGCAGCTACCTTCTCCATTATCACTGGATTTTCTGGTGCCAATGCAGTCCAATTTGGTCAACAGGAAGTTGATCAGGAGCGATTCGTAGCTATGGCTGTTCCCCGCGCCTTTGGTTACTCCCTAGTAGTCGTTGAACAAATTTCTGATTCCCGACCCTGTTGGAGTGAAAATGGCAGCCGTCCCGTTCAAGTTGAACCCCTACTTCTCAACTTCGACTTTAGCGGAATTTGTGGACGCGCCACCGACAGTAACGGCTATTCGGTTCGCATGGGAGGACAAGACCTCGCCCTCAGCCATAGTCTCACCGTCCAAGCTACTCCAGGAGAGATTTTACTGGTCGCTAACTCTCGCGCTGATGTCTACGCACCACCCATTATCATCGGTCGCAGCTTTGGTCGGTCTAGTGGCTTTACCAAAATCTTTTTAGAACCGGGTTGGCGCTTCACTAAACGAACCTACAACGATCGCACCCTCGGTCATATTTATTTTACCCACGACCACCTACCTCGCTGA